A region of Arabidopsis thaliana chromosome 5, partial sequence DNA encodes the following proteins:
- a CDS encoding NAD(P)-binding Rossmann-fold superfamily protein, giving the protein MMREVKEVLCFVCSSEFWRMVLFWNIALVSSYFQLLKARIFGSKSTSISGSINPQNGSSRPICVITGATSGLGKATAFALAEKGFYVVLVGRSSQLLSETLKEIKNKNKDAQLKSFEADMSSFESIFTFKNSLEQWLSDSALHPSIQVLVNNAGILATSSRPTIDGYDRMIATNYVGPFFLTKLLLPLLKNSNVPSRVVNVTSFTHHSAFIQKLDKDSVTGVCFSTSNQYPCARIYEYSKLCLLLFSYELHRQLRLIDDSSHVSVIAADPGFVKTNIMRELPCYITSMVFLGFKILGLLQSPEDGAESIIDAALSTPETSGAYYFGGKGRTIESSQVSRDPKLAKQLWETSCDLFNDLQLLHHHN; this is encoded by the exons atgatgagagagGTAAAGgaggttttgtgttttgtctgtTCATCTGAATTCTGGAGGATGGTTCTGTTTTGGAATATtgctcttgtttcttcttactttCAATTGCTTAAAGCAAGGATCTTTGGCTCCAAATCTACTTCCATATCTGGCTCCATCAATCCACAAAATGGATCTTCTAGACCCATTTGTGTTATCACTGGT GCTACTTCTGGGCTTGGTAAGGCCACTGCATTTGCTCTTGCAGAGAAAGGTTTCTACGTCGTTCTTG TTGGACGGTCCTCTCAGCTTCTTTCAGAG ACCCTGAAGGAAAttaagaacaagaacaaagatgCTCAACTCAAGTCTTTCGAAGCTGACATGTCTTCATTTGAATCAATCTTCACGTTTAAAAACTCTCTAGAGCAATGGCTCTCGGACTCAGCGTTACATCCTTCTATTCAGGTTTTGGTGAACAATGCTGGGATCTTGGCAACTTCTAGTCGACCAACCATTGATGGTTATGACAG GATGATTGCTACAAACTATGTTGGTCCATTCTTTTTGACCAAACTTCTTCTACCACTTCTGAAAAACAGCAATGTTCCTTCACGGGTCGTTAACGTTACATCTTTCACACATCATTCAG CTTTTATTCAAAAGCTAGACAAGGATTCTGTTACTGGAGTGTGTTTTTCGACATCAAACCAATATCCATGCGCTCGAATCTACGAGTATTCTAAAT TATGTCTTCTACTGTTCTCATATGAATTGCACCGACAACTTCGGCTCATAGACGACTCAAGCCATGTCTCTGTAAT AGCTGCTGATCCAGGATTTGTGAAAACGAATATAATGCGTGAGCTTCCTTGTTACATAACTTCCATGGTGTTTCTTGGCTTCAAAATTCTTGGCCTCCTGCAATCCCCAGAGGATGGAGCTGAATCTATCATCGATGCCGCTTTATCCACACCC GAAACATCAGGTGCTTACTATTTTGGAGGAAAAGGAAGGACCATTGAATCATCACAAGTTTCTAGAGACCCTAAACTTGCTAAACAACTCTGGGAAACATCTTGTGATTTGTTCAATGACTTgcagcttcttcatcaccacAACTAA
- a CDS encoding NAD(P)-binding Rossmann-fold superfamily protein, which produces MMREVKEVLCFVCSSEFWRMVLFWNIALVSSYFQLLKARIFGSKSTSISGSINPQNGSSRPICVITGATSGLGKATAFALAEKGFYVVLVGRSSQLLSETLKEIKNKNKDAQLKSFEADMSSFESIFTFKNSLEQWLSDSALHPSIQVLVNNAGILATSSRPTIDGYDRMIATNYVGPFFLTKLLLPLLKNSNVPSRVVNVTSFTHHSAFIQKLDKDSVTGVCFSTSNQYPCARIYEYSKLCLLLFSYELHRQLRLIDDSSHVSVIAADPGFVKTNIMRELPCYITSMVFLGFKILGLLQSPEDGAESIIDAALSTPVI; this is translated from the exons atgatgagagagGTAAAGgaggttttgtgttttgtctgtTCATCTGAATTCTGGAGGATGGTTCTGTTTTGGAATATtgctcttgtttcttcttactttCAATTGCTTAAAGCAAGGATCTTTGGCTCCAAATCTACTTCCATATCTGGCTCCATCAATCCACAAAATGGATCTTCTAGACCCATTTGTGTTATCACTGGT GCTACTTCTGGGCTTGGTAAGGCCACTGCATTTGCTCTTGCAGAGAAAGGTTTCTACGTCGTTCTTG TTGGACGGTCCTCTCAGCTTCTTTCAGAG ACCCTGAAGGAAAttaagaacaagaacaaagatgCTCAACTCAAGTCTTTCGAAGCTGACATGTCTTCATTTGAATCAATCTTCACGTTTAAAAACTCTCTAGAGCAATGGCTCTCGGACTCAGCGTTACATCCTTCTATTCAGGTTTTGGTGAACAATGCTGGGATCTTGGCAACTTCTAGTCGACCAACCATTGATGGTTATGACAG GATGATTGCTACAAACTATGTTGGTCCATTCTTTTTGACCAAACTTCTTCTACCACTTCTGAAAAACAGCAATGTTCCTTCACGGGTCGTTAACGTTACATCTTTCACACATCATTCAG CTTTTATTCAAAAGCTAGACAAGGATTCTGTTACTGGAGTGTGTTTTTCGACATCAAACCAATATCCATGCGCTCGAATCTACGAGTATTCTAAAT TATGTCTTCTACTGTTCTCATATGAATTGCACCGACAACTTCGGCTCATAGACGACTCAAGCCATGTCTCTGTAAT AGCTGCTGATCCAGGATTTGTGAAAACGAATATAATGCGTGAGCTTCCTTGTTACATAACTTCCATGGTGTTTCTTGGCTTCAAAATTCTTGGCCTCCTGCAATCCCCAGAGGATGGAGCTGAATCTATCATCGATGCCGCTTTATCCACACCCGTAATATGA
- the KIN2 gene encoding stress-responsive protein (KIN2) / stress-induced protein (KIN2) / cold-responsive protein (COR6.6) / cold-regulated protein (COR6.6) (KIN2; FUNCTIONS IN: molecular_function unknown; INVOLVED IN: response to water deprivation, response to salt stress, response to cold, response to abscisic acid stimulus, response to osmotic stress; LOCATED IN: nucleus, chloroplast, plasma membrane, cytoplasm; BEST Arabidopsis thaliana protein match is: stress-responsive protein (KIN1) / stress-induced protein (KIN1) (TAIR:AT5G15960.1); Has 1807 Blast hits to 1807 proteins in 277 species: Archae - 0; Bacteria - 0; Metazoa - 736; Fungi - 347; Plants - 385; Viruses - 0; Other Eukaryotes - 339 (source: NCBI BLink).): protein MSETNKNAFQAGQAAGKAEEKSNVLLDKAKDAAAAAGASAQQAGKSISDAAVGGVNFVKDKTGLNK from the exons atGTCAGAGACCAACAAGAATGCCTTCCAAGCCGGTCAGGCCGCTGGCAAAGCTGAG GAGAAGAGCAATGTTCTGCTGGACAAGGCCAAGGATGCTGCTGCTGCAGCTGGAGCTTCCGCGCAACAG GCGGGAAAGAGTATATCGGATGCGGCAGTGGGAGGTGTTAACTTCGTGAAGGACAAGACCGGCCTGAACAAGTAG
- a CDS encoding NAD(P)-binding Rossmann-fold superfamily protein (NAD(P)-binding Rossmann-fold superfamily protein; FUNCTIONS IN: oxidoreductase activity, binding, catalytic activity; INVOLVED IN: oxidation reduction, metabolic process; EXPRESSED IN: sperm cell, pollen tube; CONTAINS InterPro DOMAIN/s: NAD(P)-binding domain (InterPro:IPR016040), Glucose/ribitol dehydrogenase (InterPro:IPR002347), Short-chain dehydrogenase/reductase SDR (InterPro:IPR002198); BEST Arabidopsis thaliana protein match is: NAD(P)-binding Rossmann-fold superfamily protein (TAIR:AT5G04070.1); Has 30201 Blast hits to 17322 proteins in 780 species: Archae - 12; Bacteria - 1396; Metazoa - 17338; Fungi - 3422; Plants - 5037; Viruses - 0; Other Eukaryotes - 2996 (source: NCBI BLink).), whose translation MREVKEVLCFVCSSEFWRMVLFWNIALVSSYFQLLKARIFGSKSTSISGSINPQNGSSRPICVITGATSGLGKATAFALAEKGFYVVLVGRSSQLLSETLKEIKNKNKDAQLKSFEADMSSFESIFTFKNSLEQWLSDSALHPSIQVLVNNAGILATSSRPTIDGYDRMIATNYVGPFFLTKLLLPLLKNSNVPSRVVNVTSFTHHSAFIQKLDKDSVTGVCFSTSNQYPCARIYEYSKLCLLLFSYELHRQLRLIDDSSHVSVIAADPGFVKTNIMRELPCYITSMVFLGFKILGLLQSPEDGAESIIDAALSTPETSGAYYFGGKGRTIESSQVSRDPKLAKQLWETSCDLFNDLQLLHHHN comes from the exons atgagagagGTAAAGgaggttttgtgttttgtctgtTCATCTGAATTCTGGAGGATGGTTCTGTTTTGGAATATtgctcttgtttcttcttactttCAATTGCTTAAAGCAAGGATCTTTGGCTCCAAATCTACTTCCATATCTGGCTCCATCAATCCACAAAATGGATCTTCTAGACCCATTTGTGTTATCACTGGT GCTACTTCTGGGCTTGGTAAGGCCACTGCATTTGCTCTTGCAGAGAAAGGTTTCTACGTCGTTCTTG TTGGACGGTCCTCTCAGCTTCTTTCAGAG ACCCTGAAGGAAAttaagaacaagaacaaagatgCTCAACTCAAGTCTTTCGAAGCTGACATGTCTTCATTTGAATCAATCTTCACGTTTAAAAACTCTCTAGAGCAATGGCTCTCGGACTCAGCGTTACATCCTTCTATTCAGGTTTTGGTGAACAATGCTGGGATCTTGGCAACTTCTAGTCGACCAACCATTGATGGTTATGACAG GATGATTGCTACAAACTATGTTGGTCCATTCTTTTTGACCAAACTTCTTCTACCACTTCTGAAAAACAGCAATGTTCCTTCACGGGTCGTTAACGTTACATCTTTCACACATCATTCAG CTTTTATTCAAAAGCTAGACAAGGATTCTGTTACTGGAGTGTGTTTTTCGACATCAAACCAATATCCATGCGCTCGAATCTACGAGTATTCTAAAT TATGTCTTCTACTGTTCTCATATGAATTGCACCGACAACTTCGGCTCATAGACGACTCAAGCCATGTCTCTGTAAT AGCTGCTGATCCAGGATTTGTGAAAACGAATATAATGCGTGAGCTTCCTTGTTACATAACTTCCATGGTGTTTCTTGGCTTCAAAATTCTTGGCCTCCTGCAATCCCCAGAGGATGGAGCTGAATCTATCATCGATGCCGCTTTATCCACACCC GAAACATCAGGTGCTTACTATTTTGGAGGAAAAGGAAGGACCATTGAATCATCACAAGTTTCTAGAGACCCTAAACTTGCTAAACAACTCTGGGAAACATCTTGTGATTTGTTCAATGACTTgcagcttcttcatcaccacAACTAA
- a CDS encoding Adenosylmethionine decarboxylase family protein (Adenosylmethionine decarboxylase family protein; FUNCTIONS IN: adenosylmethionine decarboxylase activity; INVOLVED IN: spermidine biosynthetic process, spermine biosynthetic process, polyamine biosynthetic process; LOCATED IN: cellular_component unknown; EXPRESSED IN: male gametophyte, pollen tube; EXPRESSED DURING: L mature pollen stage, M germinated pollen stage; CONTAINS InterPro DOMAIN/s: S-adenosylmethionine decarboxylase, core (InterPro:IPR016067), S-adenosylmethionine decarboxylase (InterPro:IPR001985), S-adenosylmethionine decarboxylase, conserved site (InterPro:IPR018166), S-adenosylmethionine decarboxylase subgroup (InterPro:IPR018167); BEST Arabidopsis thaliana protein match is: S-adenosylmethionine decarboxylase (TAIR:AT3G02470.4); Has 1807 Blast hits to 1807 proteins in 277 species: Archae - 0; Bacteria - 0; Metazoa - 736; Fungi - 347; Plants - 385; Viruses - 0; Other Eukaryotes - 339 (source: NCBI BLink).) translates to MAMSAIGFEGYEKRLEVTFFEPGLFLDTQGKGLRALAKSQIDEILQPAECTIVSSLSNDQLDSYVLSESSLFIFPYKIVIKTCGTTKLLLSIEPLLRLAGELSLDVKAVRYTRGSFLCPGGQPFPHRNFSEEVSVLDGHFAKLGLSSVAYLMGNDDETKKWHVYSASSANSNNKNNVYTLEMCMTGLDKDKASVFYKNESSSAGSMTDNSGIRKILPQSQICDFEFEPCGYSMNSIEGDAISTIHVTPEDGFSYASFEAVGYDFTTMDLSHLVSKVLTCFKPKQFSVAVHSTVAQKSYDSGLSVDLDDYGCKESTMESLGEERGTVMYQRFEKLGRYCGSPRSTLKCEWSSNSSCNSEDEKE, encoded by the coding sequence ATGGCCATGTCTGCTATTGGCTTCGAAGGTTACGAGAAGCGGCTTGAAGTTACTTTCTTTGAGCCTGGTCTCTTTCTTGACACTCAAGGAAAAGGGCTACGTGCTTTAGCTAAGTCTCAGATCGATGAGATTCTTCAGCCAGCTGAGTGCACTATCGTCTCATCTCTCTCGAACGATCAGCTTGACTCTTATGTTCTCTCTGAGTCCAGTCTCTTTATCTTCCCGTACAAGATCGTCATCAAGACTTGCGGTACTACTAAGCTCCTCCTCTCTATTGAGCCTCTCTTGAGGTTAGCCGGTGAGCTTTCTCTTGACGTTAAGGCTGTGAGGTACACTCGTGGAAGTTTCCTCTGTCCTGGAGGACAACCATTCCCTCACCGCAACTTCTCTGAAGAAGTCTCTGTTCTTGATGGTCACTTTGCTAAGCTTGGTTTAAGCAGTGTTGCCTACTTGATGGGCAATGACGATGAAACCAAGAAATGGCATGTTtactctgcttcttctgccaacagcaacaacaagaacaatgtCTACACGCTTGAGATGTGTATGACTGGTCTAGACAAAGACAAGGCATCTGTCTTCTACAAGAACGAGTCAAGCTCTGCTGGTTCTATGACTGATAACTCTGGCATCAGAAAGATACTGCCTCAATCCCAAATCTGTGACTTTGAGTTTGAGCCCTGTGGCTACTCAATGAACAGCATCGAAGGCGACGCAATCTCTACCATCCATGTAACTCCAGAGGATGGTTTCAGCTACGCTAGCTTTGAAGCAGTGGGATATGATTTCACAACCATGGACTTGAGCCATCTTGTCTCAAAGGTACTAACTTGcttcaaaccaaaacaattctCTGTAGCTGTCCACTCGACCGTGGCACAGAAGAGCTACGACTCTGGTCTCTCTGTGGACCTAGACGATTACGGATGCAAAGAGTCAACAATGGAGTCTctaggagaagagagaggaacAGTGATGTATCAGAGGTTTGAGAAGCTAGGAAGGTATTGTGGTTCTCCGAGATCTACCTTGAAATGTGAGTGGAGCAGCAACAGTAGCTGCAACAGCGAGGACGAGAAGGAATAG
- the KIN1 gene encoding stress-responsive protein (KIN1) / stress-induced protein (KIN1) (KIN1; BEST Arabidopsis thaliana protein match is: stress-responsive protein (KIN2) / stress-induced protein (KIN2) / cold-responsive protein (COR6.6) / cold-regulated protein (COR6.6) (TAIR:AT5G15970.1); Has 1807 Blast hits to 1807 proteins in 277 species: Archae - 0; Bacteria - 0; Metazoa - 736; Fungi - 347; Plants - 385; Viruses - 0; Other Eukaryotes - 339 (source: NCBI BLink).) codes for MSETNKNAFQAGQTAGKAEEKSNVLLDKAKDAAAGAGAGAQQAGKSVSDAAAGGVNFVKDKTGLNK; via the exons ATGTCAGAGACCAACAAGAATGCCTTCCAAGCCGGTCAGACCGCTGGCAAAGCTGAG GAGAAGAGCAATGTTCTGCTGGACAAGGCCAAGGATGCTGCAGCTGGTGCTGGAGCTGGAGCACAACAG GCGGGAAAGAGTGTATCGGATGCGGCAGCGGGAGGTGTTAACTTCGTGAAGGACAAGACCGGCCTGAACAAGTAG